In Glycine max cultivar Williams 82 chromosome 10, Glycine_max_v4.0, whole genome shotgun sequence, the DNA window GGTTGCCTTGAGCTTCATCACAAGTTCTTCACGCTCAGCTTCCACCTCAGCATATTTAAGGCTCATGTGGAAGTAGCGCTCCTGAATATCTCTTAACTCTGCCTCTAGCATAGATTTTGTACgttcaaatttttctttagtCACTAGTTCCTCAGCCATTGGTTTTACTGGGCCATTTGCTTGGTTGTTTCGGTCTTGAGATGGCGACCTGCAGGATAAATATACAAGGAGTTATGTAACACAAATTACTTCATATGAGCAATAAGGcacgtgcaaaaaaaaaaaggcttccaAAATTAGCAGCAGAGTAACTACTACATCTTTGATATTAATCTGTAAAGCAACCAATGTGATGAACATATTCAATTTTGAAACATATTGTCTTTCAAGACATTGGAATTATCCTTtcaaatgatttaaaataacCCACCTCGTGGGAAGACAACTTTTGTTGTTATTGGATTGTTCACAATAGAAGAGAAAGCTTCAAACTAATAAAAGAATCAGCATAAGGGGGTTATATAAACAGATTAAAAGCCTTTTCCTTTTAGCTTTGAAGGTACAGTATGTTCCTCTAACCTGTCGAACTGAACTTCATAAATGTTCttgacttctttttcttttgctagTTCATTCTCAACCAATTGAGTCTTTGGTAGTGGATCTACTTCAACAGCATGAACATTTTCATCAAGAAGTCCAAGTTCAGTTTCTACCTATTTAAGAAAAAGGagacatgaaacagaaacattGTAAAGTAAGGTGTCATTTCCAGTTAGactacatttattttatattatcacttTGCACcacacaaattgtaattataaaatatactttGTAACATTTGACACGGAGGTAAATTACAATATAGTCCATATTCAAAACATATTACCTCACTCTGATGTTTGATGCTGTAACCAGGGTCCTGCTGATCTTTCATGACTTCTCTGTCATTCTTTAATGACTTTCTCCTATTACTGCGATATTGAATGGTATTTTTCACCACAGGGTTCTGCTAAATCATAGAAAGAAAATTACTAGTATTGTCATCACAATGTTCCATGCCATTAATGAAAAAGAGCACTAACTTTTGAGGCCTTCAGATCATCGTGAACAGGTAAACTTTTCCTGTTTAACTTTGAAACTTGATTTCTCTTTTGTTCCTTGAtcagcttcaattcttcttcAAGGACTTGGGCTTTTGTCTGGAACTCAGCTTTTTCTTGTTCAAGCAGTTGTATGGTCTGTTGATGCTGCCTGTTTATTCTTTTGCTGTGACTGAGTTCAGTATCCTGGACACATCTTGTTTCTTTTGCCTTCAAGTCATTCTCCAACTGCAGAAGTTTTTCTTCCAGGGACGCTCTAGTTTTCTTGCAGTCCTCCAATTCAGACGCAGCCTGCTCCAAGGCTAATATCTTTAGTCCAGATGATATCTTCTCTGCCTTCAGATCTTCACATAGTTCAGATGTTAGGCACAATGAGGCTTCCAGTCTCTCTTTCTCGGAATTAGAAGCATCGAGCTCATTCTTTAGAGCTATAATCTCATTTTCAAATTGATGGGTCTGCTGCAACTGAACCTTTAAAATTCCAGATTCATCCATGACTTGTTGTCTTTCATATTCAGTGACTGTTAGCTTTAATTCAAGGGCATTTATAGTACTTTTGAATTTTAGCTCTCTTGATTTGTAGTCTTCCACCAGCTTCAACAACTTTTCATGTTCAGTCATCAGcatttccattttaattttgtattcggCAAGCTGTGTTGTTAGGTCTTCCAGCTTTTGTTCATATTGAGACTGTATCATATCAACCTCTTTCTTAGCCAAACTCACTTTAGATTGAGCTTCTTCAAAAGCAGATTCCAGTTTGGCTTTATCAGCACGTAATGTGGATACTTCAAGCATAGCATTGGAAGCTATTCTCTCTTTCTCATCATGCGCTGCTGAAAGTTTCAGACTGAGTTTCTCAACTTCTAATTCAAGGTTCTGAGTTTCTACCATCATCTCCATTTGCATCTGATTCAACAAGACTTGAGCCTGCTCCATATGTTTccgattttcataaaaaaaaccatCTAAATCTGAAGTTAGATGCTTTTCTTTTGATGCAATATCTTCCAGCtttaaatcaaatttctttTCCAAGAGTTCCACTCCTTCAGAGCACTTGGAAAATCTTTCATCTGATTCCCTCAACCTGGCTTCCATATGGGAGCAATATCCCTCTAGCTTCAAGTTTTGCTGCTTCAAATCTCCATTTAGCTTCTCGAAAGAACTGCATTCTTCTGCAAGATCCTCAATGGTAATTTGTAACTTCTGATTTGCTCCTCTTAGATATTCACATTCTTCTTGTGCTTCTGACCAGTGAATTTTTGCCaccattaatttttgtttcaagtCTTCTGTTGAAGAATCTATCTCAGACTGCATCTCCATAATCTTCTCTTGAAGTCTTGCAGCTTGTGATCTAGAGTTCTCTAGTTCTGATAAACGAAACTCTTGTTCATTTGTCAAATCTCTCAACTGAGCTTCTAAAACAGAAACACGAATTGACAATTGTTGTTTTTCCTGTTCTATGTCTAATATGTGAAGCTCCAGTTCatgcttattttcttttatcaaggTATCCATGTGTTTCTCTAGTTGACTTTTTTCCTGTTCAAGATGATAAACATTGGCTTCCAACTCACTTAGCAGCTTCTGCAGAACCccaatttccttttctttatgtGATAAATTAGCCTCAAGATTTCCTATCACAGATGTTTTATTAGTCAGTTCCTTATTCAAATCTGTGATTCGGACTTCTAGAGCTAATTTTGAAGTCTCAAGCTCTTGAATAGAAAAATGATCATCATTACTAATCTTGATGTCCTTTTTCGCCTGGACCATGCCTTCTGAATGGAATATTCGAAATAAATTGTTGCTTACCTCAGACCCCAAGCTAGTAGaagattgatctttgagcttgtCTGACAAAAGGTCTTCAGATGCACCACCATCTTTCGAATTTTTCTTTGCTTCTTTTAGCTTGAAAACGAGCTCAAGGTTTTCGTCTGTCAGCTCATTGCAGTCCATCTCAAGTTCCCGAACTTTCTCTTTCAGTGCTTCGATTTCTCTCAAAAGATCTGTATCACCTAAATTTCTGGACACAGTCTCCACATTATTACAACTTTCGGGGACAGAATCAAATAGCTTTGCTTTCAAACTTGAAATTTCTTTATCTTTAGCAGATAATTTGCTTTCATATTCCATTTCAATATCTGAAAGTGTTCTGTTGTTTTGAATCTTCGCATGTTCAGTGCCTCGCATTTTATCCTCTAAGGTCCCTTCCAGCTCTTGCACCTTGACCAGCAGACTTTTCTTCGATTCCTCCAATTGTTCTAGTTGTTGCATTaagtgtttgtttccttctatACTTTGTTGGAAAGATTTATCTAGATCACTGAATTTTAAGGGTAATGATGAAAGGTTTTCTATCTCAACTTTCTGCTGTTCTATGGTCTCTTCCAGCTCCTGGAGAACAGAAACAAGCTCTATATTTGCTTCTTGGCTTTTCTTCAGTTGCAAAGACAAGTTGGCATTGGATTCTTTTTCGAACTTCAGTTCCTCTTTTAGAGCATTTTCAATTTCTGGAATACCTTCAACTTGAGACACTGAATCTTCCAATGCTTTCTGTCTCACTACTGGATCCTCAAATGACAATTTTAACTGTTCAACTTCTTTTTTCAAACCATCGCGCTCTACCTGTGTCGCTGAAAGGTCCATTTCTATACCAGCCAGTTTTTTGGATTGATCTGAGAATTCTGTCCTCAACATGTCTAAATCACCCATTAGCTTTCGGGCGTTCATCTCCCACATCTTTGCTTCTGCCCGTAGCTCTTCACTTGTGTCCCCTGCAGCTTCCAGACGGTTATTAGAAGCATTGGTCTTCTTAGAAGATAATGCACCAATGTGTTGCATATTCTGGGAATTAAATGATGAATTATTTGGCTGAGAAGTATCATTCACAGGGTAATTGTGATGGGATACACTTTTCTGGGAACTGGTTGAATCTTGTCTTGCAGTCGGGCTCTGCCCATCACTGATAGATGGGGAGATATTTCCCCTTCCTGTGGAACCCTCAGTTGAGTTATGGCTGCAGTTTGATACAGATCCAGAGAAGCTTGTTGCCTGCAGCCAAGGTGCAAGTGCAGTGTGTTATTAGTTTCATGATTAAGGCAGGCCAACAGTAAATTACGACACAACTCGAACATAAGAAAGCTAATGGCTCTACTGCATAAAGAAATTCTTTTGCTTCCTGGACCGTGATAGAAGACAACTCTGTACAATGAATGACTTTTAAAGTACCCTCTAGGATGAAAAAGCAGTTACCATCTAGCAAAAATCTCTCTAAATTAGTAGAACTATTTTTTGCAAACTTAAAGG includes these proteins:
- the LOC100796691 gene encoding myosin-11 isoform X2 produces the protein MFRLHKHRAEKSGDKIEFRISHLKALQVPKGWDKLFVSVVSVENGKTIAKSSKVSVRNGGCQWSDNFSESISISRDNSSKEIDDCDLKLIVAMGSSRSGILGEATVSLTSYMSSGAAIPLSIPLNKCNHGTVLHVTVQCLTPRTKLRDQESSETKFHLKAINESNYDLSVKSNESDCSNVQSVESSSVEDFDSILSPGEIETMATSFSGSVSNCSHNSTEGSTGRGNISPSISDGQSPTARQDSTSSQKSVSHHNYPVNDTSQPNNSSFNSQNMQHIGALSSKKTNASNNRLEAAGDTSEELRAEAKMWEMNARKLMGDLDMLRTEFSDQSKKLAGIEMDLSATQVERDGLKKEVEQLKLSFEDPVVRQKALEDSVSQVEGIPEIENALKEELKFEKESNANLSLQLKKSQEANIELVSVLQELEETIEQQKVEIENLSSLPLKFSDLDKSFQQSIEGNKHLMQQLEQLEESKKSLLVKVQELEGTLEDKMRGTEHAKIQNNRTLSDIEMEYESKLSAKDKEISSLKAKLFDSVPESCNNVETVSRNLGDTDLLREIEALKEKVRELEMDCNELTDENLELVFKLKEAKKNSKDGGASEDLLSDKLKDQSSTSLGSEVSNNLFRIFHSEGMVQAKKDIKISNDDHFSIQELETSKLALEVRITDLNKELTNKTSVIGNLEANLSHKEKEIGVLQKLLSELEANVYHLEQEKSQLEKHMDTLIKENKHELELHILDIEQEKQQLSIRVSVLEAQLRDLTNEQEFRLSELENSRSQAARLQEKIMEMQSEIDSSTEDLKQKLMVAKIHWSEAQEECEYLRGANQKLQITIEDLAEECSSFEKLNGDLKQQNLKLEGYCSHMEARLRESDERFSKCSEGVELLEKKFDLKLEDIASKEKHLTSDLDGFFYENRKHMEQAQVLLNQMQMEMMVETQNLELEVEKLSLKLSAAHDEKERIASNAMLEVSTLRADKAKLESAFEEAQSKVSLAKKEVDMIQSQYEQKLEDLTTQLAEYKIKMEMLMTEHEKLLKLVEDYKSRELKFKSTINALELKLTVTEYERQQVMDESGILKVQLQQTHQFENEIIALKNELDASNSEKERLEASLCLTSELCEDLKAEKISSGLKILALEQAASELEDCKKTRASLEEKLLQLENDLKAKETRCVQDTELSHSKRINRQHQQTIQLLEQEKAEFQTKAQVLEEELKLIKEQKRNQVSKLNRKSLPVHDDLKASKNPVVKNTIQYRSNRRKSLKNDREVMKDQQDPGYSIKHQSEVETELGLLDENVHAVEVDPLPKTQLVENELAKEKEVKNIYEVQFDRSPSQDRNNQANGPVKPMAEELVTKEKFERTKSMLEAELRDIQERYFHMSLKYAEVEAEREELVMKLKATRKKGWLS
- the LOC100796691 gene encoding myosin-11 isoform X1 produces the protein MFRLHKHRAEKSGDKIEFRISHLKALQVPKGWDKLFVSVVSVENGKTIAKSSKVSVRNGGCQWSDNFSESISISRDNSSKEIDDCDLKLIVAMGSSRSGILGEATVSLTSYMSSGAAIPLSIPLNKCNHGTVLHVTVQCLTPRTKLRDQESSETKFHLKAINESNYDLSVKSNESDCSNVQSVESSSVEDFDSILSPGEIETMATSFSGSVSNCSHNSTEGSTGRGNISPSISDGQSPTARQDSTSSQKSVSHHNYPVNDTSQPNNSSFNSQNMQHIGALSSKKTNASNNRLEAAGDTSEELRAEAKMWEMNARKLMGDLDMLRTEFSDQSKKLAGIEMDLSATQVERDGLKKEVEQLKLSFEDPVVRQKALEDSVSQVEGIPEIENALKEELKFEKESNANLSLQLKKSQEANIELVSVLQELEETIEQQKVEIENLSSLPLKFSDLDKSFQQSIEGNKHLMQQLEQLEESKKSLLVKVQELEGTLEDKMRGTEHAKIQNNRTLSDIEMEYESKLSAKDKEISSLKAKLFDSVPESCNNVETVSRNLGDTDLLREIEALKEKVRELEMDCNELTDENLELVFKLKEAKKNSKDGGASEDLLSDKLKDQSSTSLGSEVSNNLFRIFHSEGMVQAKKDIKISNDDHFSIQELETSKLALEVRITDLNKELTNKTSVIGNLEANLSHKEKEIGVLQKLLSELEANVYHLEQEKSQLEKHMDTLIKENKHELELHILDIEQEKQQLSIRVSVLEAQLRDLTNEQEFRLSELENSRSQAARLQEKIMEMQSEIDSSTEDLKQKLMVAKIHWSEAQEECEYLRGANQKLQITIEDLAEECSSFEKLNGDLKQQNLKLEGYCSHMEARLRESDERFSKCSEGVELLEKKFDLKLEDIASKEKHLTSDLDGFFYENRKHMEQAQVLLNQMQMEMMVETQNLELEVEKLSLKLSAAHDEKERIASNAMLEVSTLRADKAKLESAFEEAQSKVSLAKKEVDMIQSQYEQKLEDLTTQLAEYKIKMEMLMTEHEKLLKLVEDYKSRELKFKSTINALELKLTVTEYERQQVMDESGILKVQLQQTHQFENEIIALKNELDASNSEKERLEASLCLTSELCEDLKAEKISSGLKILALEQAASELEDCKKTRASLEEKLLQLENDLKAKETRCVQDTELSHSKRINRQHQQTIQLLEQEKAEFQTKAQVLEEELKLIKEQKRNQVSKLNRKSLPVHDDLKASKQNPVVKNTIQYRSNRRKSLKNDREVMKDQQDPGYSIKHQSEVETELGLLDENVHAVEVDPLPKTQLVENELAKEKEVKNIYEVQFDRSPSQDRNNQANGPVKPMAEELVTKEKFERTKSMLEAELRDIQERYFHMSLKYAEVEAEREELVMKLKATRKKGWLS